The Phycisphaerae bacterium genome includes a window with the following:
- a CDS encoding MFS transporter gives MTDQPPPESAIESRTVTKVLLRLIPCIVVLYVFNYLDRVNVSFAKLTMNDDLGFSETVYGIGSGIFFVSYFLFEVPSNLVMQRVGARIWLARIMISWGIISSAMLFVRGPTSFYVLRFLLGAAEAGFAPGILLYLTYWLPLRHQAKAVAWFLTATALSGMIGSPLAGALLRLDGTQCLGHPLAGWQWLFLLEGIPSVLGGFAIFFLLTDRPQEARWLSPEEQQWLTGRIDADRLHRESRGHISLAAGLTDWRVWFMSLIYGTMMFGFQGINFWLATIVKQVTGLTDNLRVGLLCAIPFTAAMVTMVLLGRHSDHTGERRRHAAACCALGAMGLLLCAWTDSPVWAIAFLSLAAAGIWSSLGPFWALPPMFLCGTAAAAGLALINSIGNLGGGFLGPYIMGVLKDHTATYKPGLLVASVSLALAAGLTLTLRRFLGSLSDRP, from the coding sequence ATGACAGACCAGCCCCCGCCCGAATCCGCGATCGAGTCCCGCACCGTCACCAAAGTCCTTCTCCGTCTGATCCCGTGCATCGTCGTTCTGTACGTCTTCAACTACCTCGACCGGGTCAACGTCTCCTTCGCCAAACTCACCATGAATGACGATCTCGGATTCAGCGAGACGGTCTACGGCATCGGTTCGGGCATCTTTTTCGTCAGCTACTTCTTGTTCGAGGTGCCCAGTAACCTCGTGATGCAGCGCGTGGGAGCGAGAATCTGGCTCGCCCGCATCATGATCTCCTGGGGGATCATCTCCTCGGCGATGCTCTTCGTGCGCGGCCCGACGAGCTTCTACGTGCTGCGCTTCCTGCTCGGCGCGGCCGAGGCCGGGTTCGCCCCCGGCATCCTGCTCTACCTGACCTACTGGCTGCCACTCCGCCACCAGGCCAAGGCCGTCGCCTGGTTCCTGACCGCCACAGCCCTCTCCGGCATGATCGGCTCACCACTGGCCGGCGCCCTTCTTCGCCTGGACGGCACCCAATGCCTGGGACACCCCCTGGCCGGCTGGCAGTGGCTCTTCCTGCTCGAAGGCATCCCCAGCGTGCTCGGCGGCTTCGCAATCTTCTTCCTGTTGACCGACCGACCGCAAGAGGCCCGCTGGCTGAGCCCGGAGGAGCAGCAGTGGCTCACCGGCCGCATCGACGCTGACCGTCTGCATCGCGAGAGCCGCGGCCACATCTCGCTGGCCGCCGGCCTGACCGACTGGCGGGTCTGGTTCATGAGCCTCATCTACGGAACAATGATGTTCGGCTTTCAGGGCATCAACTTCTGGCTGGCCACCATCGTCAAACAGGTCACCGGCCTGACCGACAACCTCCGCGTCGGACTGCTCTGCGCGATACCGTTCACCGCTGCAATGGTTACGATGGTGCTGCTCGGCCGGCACAGCGATCACACCGGGGAGCGGCGCAGGCATGCCGCGGCGTGTTGCGCCCTGGGAGCGATGGGCCTGCTGCTCTGCGCCTGGACCGATTCGCCAGTATGGGCCATTGCCTTCCTGTCACTGGCAGCAGCAGGAATATGGAGTTCGCTCGGCCCGTTCTGGGCCCTGCCCCCCATGTTCCTGTGCGGCACCGCGGCGGCCGCCGGCCTGGCCCTGATCAACTCGATCGGCAATCTCGGTGGCGGCTTCCTCGGCCCCTACATCATGGGCGTGCTCAAGGACCACACCGCAACCTACAAACCCGGCCTCCTGGTCGCGTCAGTGTCGCTCGCCCTGGCCGCCGGGTTGACCCTCACCCTCCGCCGGTTCCTCGGCAGCTTGTCAGACCGCCCGTGA